In Uranotaenia lowii strain MFRU-FL chromosome 2, ASM2978415v1, whole genome shotgun sequence, one genomic interval encodes:
- the LOC129742133 gene encoding uncharacterized protein LOC129742133, with protein sequence MDKWDLPQFKFRSIPNNIIRDEWQKYKRNFGYIAAANGEKDKTRLKNIFLARAGPDVQEIFSSLPGADVEEDEENEIDPYKIAIEKLDEYFSPKQHAAFERNSYWNLKPMEKESLEKFLWRSLETAQKCDFGSTKEESRNIAVVDKMILFSPPELKEKLLQKDSLTLDELTRMVSSYEAVKYQSQQMNTASSTTDSSTSSYWTDNGSNVCKIQGSSKGPNGECYRCGQKSHYGNDPQCPAKDEKCRKCKRVGHFHKRCRTIQRTSYPQKRNADSKPEWRTKKPKPYGVMRVRENEEQEPQTPNFIFSIGNGDEFLWVKVGGVMIQMLIDSGSAKNILDDRTWAYMQTHGVKVEKFRKKTDQTFRAYGRNSEPLTVDGMFEAVVSVEDAGKRVERKDCFYVVQGGSQPLLGRLTATKLGVLSIGLPSMQARVNRIVDEKRPFPKIKDLKLRIPIDRTITPVVQHVRRPPIALLTRIEDKLSTLLATDIIEPVTGVSEWVSPLVTIVKDNGDLRLCVDMRRANQAIRRERHMMPTIEDFLPRLKAAKFFSRLDIKESYYQVELEEDCRDITTFITHKGLYRFKRLMFGVSCAPEMFQKTLEQILAGCENTINYIDDIVIFGRTEEDHDQALHQVLATLKEKEVLLNHKKCVFKTTEIEFLGHVISEEGIRPTASKIEALQKFRAPKTAEEVRSFLGLVTYIGRFLPDLATATAPLRELTQSAKQFVWHNRHQQSVITDASPVALGAVLVQFEGINDNDPRVICYASKSLTATEKRYCQTEREALAIVWAVERLSVYLIGRKFELETDHKPLEIIFSPYSRPCARIERWVLRLQSFTFEVKYRKGSSNVADSFSRLVEDENAVEFEKDNKFLILAVTESVAVDVGEVERVVEADQQLQLVVEALRTGSWTRPEKKEDVVVHNLTSPLGYEEAPIVNTYAVPRLLPHAAKNGGKVPRVVLPGDGSENRAVGNVHDLAKDLVSIVNIVTATYTYTDNSSNQMLLIFRRQFKPPISGCRQLRDSRMVHFQIHRQHQHQ encoded by the exons ATGGACAAATGGGACCTACCACAATTCAAATTTAGGTCGATACCAAACAACATCATCCGAGATGAGTGGCAAAAGTATAAACGGAATTTCGGATACATAGCTGCGGCTAATGGAGAAAAGGACAAAACTCGTCTAAAGAATATTTTCCTAGCTCGAGCCGGCCCTGATgttcaagaaatattttcttcgTTGCCAGGAGCTGATGTCGAAGAAGATGAGGAAAACGAAATTGACCCATACAAGATCGCTATAGAGAAACtcgatgaatatttttctccCAAGCAACATGCTGCTTTCGAAAGAAATTCTTATTGGAATTTGAAACCAATGGAAAAAGAATCTTTGGAAAAATTTTTATGGCGTTCACTCGAGACAGCTCAGAAATGCGACTTCGGAAGTACCAAAGAAGAGAGTAGGAACATTGCTGTCGTCGACAAGATGATTTTGTTTTCACCGCCTGAACTCAAAGAGAAACTTTTACAGAAAGACTCCTTAACACTGGATGAACTAACTCGAATGGTCAGTTCGTACGAAGCTGTTAAGTATCAATCGCAGCAGATGAACACTGCTTCATCTACTACAGATAGTTCAACCTCTAGTTATTGGACAGACAACGGTTCAAATGTGTGCAAGATCCAGGGCTCATCGAAAGGCCCAAACGGTGAGTGCTACCGATGCGGCCAAAAGAGCCATTATGGGAATGACCCTCAGTGTCCCGCAAAAGATGAGAAATGTAGGAAATGTAAGAGGGTAGGCCATTTCCATAAGAGATGCCGTACGATCCAGCGCACATCATATCCTCAGAAAAGAAACGCAGACAGCAAACCAGAATGGCGAACAAAGAAACCGAAACCTTATGGTGTTATGCGTGTTCGGGAAAACGAAGAGCAGGAACCACAAACACCTAATTTCATTTTTAGCATTGGGAATGGTGATGAATTTCTATGGGTGAAAGTGGGAGGAGTTATGATTCAAATGTTGATCGATTCGGGAAGTGCCAAGAATATTCTTGATGACAGAACTTGGGCTTACATGCAAACTCACGGAGTCAAAGTTGAAAAGTTTCGCAAGAAAAcagatcaaacattccgtgcATATGGACGCAATTCAGAGCCATTGACAGTAG ATGGAATGTTTGAGGCAGTTGTTTCCGTTGAAGATGCTGGAAAACGAGTTGAAAGAAAGGATTGTTTTTATGTGGTTCAAGGAGGATCACAACCATTACTAGGACGATTGACTGCTACAAAGCTTGGAGTGTTGTCTATTGGTTTACCTAGCATGCAGGCAAGGGTGAACCGAATTGTAGACGAGAAGAGACCTTTTCCGAAAATTAAAGATCTAAAACTCAGAATTCCAATCGATAGAACAATAACTCCTGTGGTACAACACGTTAGACGTCCACCTATTGCCCTTCTTACACGCATTGAAGACAAATTGTCAACACTCCTCGCTACGGATATCATTGAACCGGTAACCGGAGTTAGCGAATGGGTGTCACCCCTAGTAACAATCGTAAAAGATAACGGGGATCTTCGTCTATGTGTAGACATGAGGCGCGCAAATCAGGCCATACGACGAGAACGCCACATGATGCCGACTATAGAAGATTTCCTGCCTCGACTCAAGGCTGCAAAATTTTTCAGCAGACTTGATATTAAGGAATCTTACTACCAAGTGGAACTCGAAGAAGATTGCCGAGACATAACAACGTTCATCACACATAAGGGTCTGTATCGTTTCAAGCGGCTGATGTTTGGCGTGAGCTGTGCGCCCGAAATGTTTCAGAAGACGTTAGAGCAGATCCTGGCCGGTTGTGAGAACACAATCAACTATATCGATGACATCGTGATTTTCGGAAGGACGGAAGAAGACCATGACCAAGCATTGCATCAGGTTCTAGCAACACTCAAGGAGAAAGAAGTGTTGTTGAATCACAAGAAATGCGTATTCAAGACGACGGAGATTGAATTCTTGGGACATGTGATATCTGAGGAAGGCATACGCCCAACTGCCAGCAAGATAGAAGCCCTGCAGAAATTTCGAGCGCCGAAAACTGCTGAGGAGGTTCGCAGTTTTCTCGGACTGGTGACATACATCGGTCGTTTCTTACCGGACTTAGCAACAGCCACTGCTCCGTTACGTGAGTTAACACAATCTGCCAAACAGTTTGTTTGGCACAACCGTCATCAACAATC GGTTATCACGGATGCGTCCCCAGTGGCCTTAGGCGCGGTCCTGGTGCAGTTTGAAGGCATCAATGATAATGATCCTCGTGTTATCTGCTACGCCAGCAAAAGCCTCACTGCAACGGAGAAACGATACTGCCAAACGGAGCGTGAAGCTTTGGCAATTGTTTGGGCGGTAGAACGATTGTCGGTCTACTTGATTGGCCGGAAGTTCGAATTGGAAACCGATCACAAACCGCTAGAGATTATCTTCTCGCCATATTCCAGACCGTGTGCGAGAATAGAACGATGGGTTTTACGCCTACAATCGTTTACGTTTGAAGTTAAATACAGAAAGGGTTCAAGCAACGTAGCAGACTCGTTCTCACGCCTAGTAGAAGATGAAAACGCGGTGGAATTCGAAAAGGATAACAAGTTTCTCATTTTGGCGGTCACGGAATCAGTAGCAGTGGATGTTGGAGAAGTAGAACGCGTGGTAGAAGCAGATCAACAATTACAACTAGTAGTCGAAGCTTTACGGACTGGATCGTGGACCCGACCGGAG aaaaaggAAGATGTGGTAGTCCATAATTTAACATCACCACTGGGCTACGAAGAAGCACCCATCGTTAATACGT aTGCTGTTCCACGGCTTCTGCCACATGCAGCCAAAAATGGCGGTAAAGTTCCCCGGGTGGTACTGCCGGGAGACGGCAGTGAAAATCGAGCCGTCGGAAATGTGCACGATCTCGCGAAGGATCTGGTCTCTATAGTGAATATAGTGACGGCAACATATACGTATACGGATAACAGCAGCAACCAAATGCTACTTATCTTCCGGCGCCAGTTCAAGCCGCCCATCAGCGGATGTCGGCAATTGAGAGATTCGAGAATGGTCCACTTCCAGATCCATCGTCAGCACCAGCACCAGTGA
- the LOC129740954 gene encoding uncharacterized protein LOC129740954, which translates to MNLMVPNRREQMHRNRTKTTKDQQQLPTIVIIEIVFPIASRPKSKDQYVEMVSPMASPNTTSHSNRSAHVGAIGAEQIPLEVMNVRFILHCGNKNKHPPRIMPHFEIA; encoded by the exons ATGAACTTAATGGTCCCAAACCGGAGGGAGCAGATGCACCGCAACAGAACGAAGACGACGAAGGACCAGCAGCAGCTGCCAACAATCGTGATAATCGAAATAGTGTTCCCTATCGCTTCTCGGCCTAAAAGCAAAGATCAATATGTAGAAATGGTGTCCCCAATGGCATCGCCGAATACAACGTCCCACAGCAACCGGAGCGCCCATGTAGGAGCAATCGGAGCCGAGCAAATTCCGTTGGAGGTTATGAACG TACGGTTTATTCTACATTGTGGTAACAAGAACAAGCACCCGCCGAGAATAATGCCTCATTTTGAAATAGCTTAG